One Buteo buteo chromosome 5, bButBut1.hap1.1, whole genome shotgun sequence DNA window includes the following coding sequences:
- the ZDBF2 gene encoding DBF4-type zinc finger-containing protein 2 isoform X1: MKKVDASKMFDRIKPSDEASASSAQGIERHGAEGSLQQDSNSSLRTRGQEHPQPGVSTVQNRQGYCNCCHVHYSNLEQHVFSSQHRHFTTYCRNRMGTSSLMERFLQDVLQHHPHRYHDNRPSYDDMPLPVTPEAARIACLSPEEMEKKRNRDRQEISSQDQESVGEIRSSAPCLSDEGTKKTLVTQAFIQKQERRQEHVVRISQQSTGICSNEKCNTPKDAQIANHSHEGQFIAVSPVPQRFSVSALIHSSSVNPKPGKNIRNLAASNLIPHSGCDKTGVEVCNSDVLLNPCLNPAPALVHPKCPSVSYQKPMCSHSNSLCITSGQSLSKRGGLRTQDETLVSDFHLRDTVGISSSLDLGTSPQLARCKNVKTNRDDESSVDETIEDVILKYCHGTTSEETDFKEENNPCLTFSSLLDHTNLEGSEMSFDCDVPIQAGTDLPKAAIKGIEVLKEVQVSLQDKNYGTQLSSVLKSESVEKTKAVKQDVVAHTEEPVLPALPHVPPSFVGKTWSQIMYEDDIKIERLVRDFREGRFRCYFDSESTANCTGKRMKKKKQKDEKKNNIVEGNGTESASVKALPEFNDALSGGSDFGNLSLASDTLCNPQILKMPRKRTWRLASRCQVVKVSHGTQTSLLNYPVAKRKMSRRESDPADQKPSIVWPENEKTPNMKTRLCALKLPESYRKIMSPVQPKTVVYVLSCPEIKQCKGKPIDIPKMRKNCNSTDSKDSVRYKYKQCSFKYYDPLTNRILKMPPKSTVGEKAKKPSHVRQLFRSLSFDANMRKLADAQRESTPSKSMNWSDFYSSSSASFLPDPGKGNDSASSQKADGSSVSTERTDCWVSGHSDNSKHLIISPLSSHQSVVEGDVRLTPFNSRVTKTPLTSVRSERLERENPKAIWKRKESTNKEPVFSRKAVGPMSVRCTVGRRGNRVTAGKQTSRAKKQQKEGMRRKLRPRAQKSSAFSIHRCQTRKTTVGKHRKKEKSDAKKLKVRRKPKRTFLNSTVVTGIPEKRQKVTSESFPKKPE; the protein is encoded by the exons ATGAAGAAGGTTGATGCCTCTAAG ATGTTTGACAGAATCAAACCATCTGATGAAGCTTCTGCTTCTTCAGCACAAG GAATTGAAAGACATGGTGCTGAAGGCTCTCTACAACAGGATAGCAATAGCAG CTTACGCACGAGAGGGCAAGAACATCCTCAGCCTGGAGTATCTACTGTGCAAAATAGACAAGGATACTGCAACTGTTGCCATGTACACTACAGTAATCTGGAACAG CATGTTTTCAGCTCCCAGCACAGACATTTTACCACTTACTGTAGGAACCGTATGGGTACCAGTAGCTTGATGGAGCGTTTCCTGCAAGATGTTTTACAGCATCATCCCCACAGATACCATGACAACAG ACCAAGCTATGATGATATGCCACTCCCTGTCACTCCAGAGGCTGCTAGGATTGCTTGCCTGTCCCcagaagagatggagaaaaagaggaacagaGACAGACAGGAGATTTCCAGCCAAGACCAGGAGTCCGTTGGTGAAATACGCTCTTCTGCTCCGTGCCTGTCTGATGAGGGCACAAAGAAAACTTTGGTAACACAAGCATTTATtcaaaaacaagaaagaaggcAGGAACATGTTGTAAGAATATCCCAGCAGTCTACAGGCATTTGTAGCAATGAGAAATGCAATACCCCGAAAGATGCACAGATTGCAAATCATAGCCATGAAGGCCAGTTTATAGCTGTGAGCCCTGTACCTCAGCGTTTTTCTGTCAGTGCTTTAATCCATAGTTCTTCTGTTAATCCTAAACCGGGAAAAAACATTAGGAATTTGGCAGCATCAAATCTGATTCCGCATAGTGGATGTGATAAAACGGGAGTGGAGGTATGCAATAGTGATGTGTTATTGAACCCATGCTTGAATCCTGCTCCAGCACTGGTTCACCCAAAATGCCCTTCAGTTTCTTATCAGAAACCTATGTGCAGCCACAGCAATTCTTTATGTATTACCTCAGGTCAATCTCTCTCAAAACGAGGTGGTTTACGAACTCAGGATGAAACTTTAGTGTCTGATTTCCATCTCAGGGATACTGTGGGTATCAGCAGCTCCCTAGATCTTGGGACATCCCCACAACTTGCAAGATGCAAAAATGTGAAGACAAACAGAGATGATGAAAGTTCAGTGGATGAAACTATTGAAgatgttattttgaaatactgccATGGAACTACGTCTGAAGAAACTGATTTCAAAGAAGAGAATAATCCCTGTTTAACTTTTTCATCACTTCTGGACCATACTAATTTAGAGGGTTCTGAAATGAGTTTTGACTGTGATGTACCTATTCAGGCAGGAACAGACTTACCCAAGGCAGCTATAAAAGGTATAGAAGTCCTAAAAGAGGTCCAAGTAAGTTTGCAAGATAAAAACTATGGAACACagctctcttctgttttaaaaagtgagtcagtagagaaaacaaaagcagtgaaaCAGGATGTTGTAGCTCATACTGAAGAACCGGttcttccagctctgcctcATGTGCCTCCTTCTTTTGTGGGAAAGACTTGGTCTCAAATAATGTATGAAGATGATATAAAAATTGAAAGACTTGTGCGTGATTTCAGGGAAGGTCGTTTTCGCTGCTACTTTGACAGTGAATCCACAGCCAACTGTACAggaaagagaatgaagaaaaaaaagcagaaggatgaaaaaaagaacaatatcGTTGAGGGTAATGGAACAGAAAGTGCATCAGTTAAAGCATTGCCAGAATTTAATGATGCCTTAAGTGGTGGCTCTGATTTTGGTAACCTATCTTTAGCCTCAGATACACTATGCAACCCACAAATTCTTAAAATGCCTAGGAAAAGGACATGGCGCCTGGCTTCAAGATGCCAGGTGGTTAAAGTCAGCCATGGCACCCAAACAAGTCTATTGAACTACCctgtagcaaaaagaaaaatgtctagAAGGGAATCTGATCCAGCTGATCAGAAACCAAGCATTGTGTGGCCGGAGAATGAAAAAACTCCAAACATGAAAACTAGACTATGTGCCCTTAAACTTCCTGAGTCCTATAGGAAGATTATGAGTCCTGTACAGCCCAAGACAGTGGTGTATGTACTTTCGTGCCCAGAGATAAAACAGTGTAAAGGTAAACCTATAGATATTcccaaaatgaggaaaaattgtAACTCCACAGATAGCAAGGACTCTGTAAGGTATAAATACAAACAGTGTTCTTTTAAGTATTATGACCCACTAACAAATCGAATTTTGAAAATGCCTCCAAAGAGTACAGTTGGAGAAAAAGCCAAAAAGCCCTCCCATGTTCGACAGCTTTTCAGAAGTCTCAGCTTTGATGCAAACATGAGGAAACTAGCTGATGCACAGAGAGAAAGCACGCCATCAAAGTCAATGAATTGGTCAGACTTCTATAGTTCATCTTCAGCATCTTTCCTGCCAGATCCAGGTAAAGGGAATGATTCAGCCTCAAGCCAAAAGGCAGATGGATCTTCTGTTTCCACAGAAAGAACAGATTGTTGGGTATCTGGTCACTCTGATAACTCAAAACACCTGATCATTTCACCTTTGAGCTCTCACCAGTCTGTGGTAGAAGGAGATGTTAGATTAACTCCATTTAACAGTAGAGTTACCAAAACTCCTCTGACCTCTGTCAGGAGTGAGCGGTTAGAGAGAGAGAATCCAAAGGCAatatggaagagaaaagaaagcactaATAAAGAACCAGTTTTTTCCAGAAAGGCTGTAGGACCTATGTCTGTCAGATGTACTGttgggaggagaggaaacagagtAACTGCAGGCAAACAGACTTCCAGAGctaaaaaacagcaaaaagaaggGATGAGAAGGAAACTTCGTCCTCGTGCCCAGAAGTCTTCTGCTTTCTCCATCCACAGGTGCCAGACAAGGAAAACTACAGTGGGAAAGCACCgtaagaaagaaaagtctgaTGCTAAAAAATTAAAGGTGAGGAGGAAACCAAAAAGGACCTTTCTGAACTCAACAGTTGTCACAGGGATTCctgaaaagaggcagaaagtCACATCGGAATCTTTTCCCAAGAAGCCAGAGTGA
- the ZDBF2 gene encoding DBF4-type zinc finger-containing protein 2 isoform X2 yields MPLPVTPEAARIACLSPEEMEKKRNRDRQEISSQDQESVGEIRSSAPCLSDEGTKKTLVTQAFIQKQERRQEHVVRISQQSTGICSNEKCNTPKDAQIANHSHEGQFIAVSPVPQRFSVSALIHSSSVNPKPGKNIRNLAASNLIPHSGCDKTGVEVCNSDVLLNPCLNPAPALVHPKCPSVSYQKPMCSHSNSLCITSGQSLSKRGGLRTQDETLVSDFHLRDTVGISSSLDLGTSPQLARCKNVKTNRDDESSVDETIEDVILKYCHGTTSEETDFKEENNPCLTFSSLLDHTNLEGSEMSFDCDVPIQAGTDLPKAAIKGIEVLKEVQVSLQDKNYGTQLSSVLKSESVEKTKAVKQDVVAHTEEPVLPALPHVPPSFVGKTWSQIMYEDDIKIERLVRDFREGRFRCYFDSESTANCTGKRMKKKKQKDEKKNNIVEGNGTESASVKALPEFNDALSGGSDFGNLSLASDTLCNPQILKMPRKRTWRLASRCQVVKVSHGTQTSLLNYPVAKRKMSRRESDPADQKPSIVWPENEKTPNMKTRLCALKLPESYRKIMSPVQPKTVVYVLSCPEIKQCKGKPIDIPKMRKNCNSTDSKDSVRYKYKQCSFKYYDPLTNRILKMPPKSTVGEKAKKPSHVRQLFRSLSFDANMRKLADAQRESTPSKSMNWSDFYSSSSASFLPDPGKGNDSASSQKADGSSVSTERTDCWVSGHSDNSKHLIISPLSSHQSVVEGDVRLTPFNSRVTKTPLTSVRSERLERENPKAIWKRKESTNKEPVFSRKAVGPMSVRCTVGRRGNRVTAGKQTSRAKKQQKEGMRRKLRPRAQKSSAFSIHRCQTRKTTVGKHRKKEKSDAKKLKVRRKPKRTFLNSTVVTGIPEKRQKVTSESFPKKPE; encoded by the coding sequence ATGCCACTCCCTGTCACTCCAGAGGCTGCTAGGATTGCTTGCCTGTCCCcagaagagatggagaaaaagaggaacagaGACAGACAGGAGATTTCCAGCCAAGACCAGGAGTCCGTTGGTGAAATACGCTCTTCTGCTCCGTGCCTGTCTGATGAGGGCACAAAGAAAACTTTGGTAACACAAGCATTTATtcaaaaacaagaaagaaggcAGGAACATGTTGTAAGAATATCCCAGCAGTCTACAGGCATTTGTAGCAATGAGAAATGCAATACCCCGAAAGATGCACAGATTGCAAATCATAGCCATGAAGGCCAGTTTATAGCTGTGAGCCCTGTACCTCAGCGTTTTTCTGTCAGTGCTTTAATCCATAGTTCTTCTGTTAATCCTAAACCGGGAAAAAACATTAGGAATTTGGCAGCATCAAATCTGATTCCGCATAGTGGATGTGATAAAACGGGAGTGGAGGTATGCAATAGTGATGTGTTATTGAACCCATGCTTGAATCCTGCTCCAGCACTGGTTCACCCAAAATGCCCTTCAGTTTCTTATCAGAAACCTATGTGCAGCCACAGCAATTCTTTATGTATTACCTCAGGTCAATCTCTCTCAAAACGAGGTGGTTTACGAACTCAGGATGAAACTTTAGTGTCTGATTTCCATCTCAGGGATACTGTGGGTATCAGCAGCTCCCTAGATCTTGGGACATCCCCACAACTTGCAAGATGCAAAAATGTGAAGACAAACAGAGATGATGAAAGTTCAGTGGATGAAACTATTGAAgatgttattttgaaatactgccATGGAACTACGTCTGAAGAAACTGATTTCAAAGAAGAGAATAATCCCTGTTTAACTTTTTCATCACTTCTGGACCATACTAATTTAGAGGGTTCTGAAATGAGTTTTGACTGTGATGTACCTATTCAGGCAGGAACAGACTTACCCAAGGCAGCTATAAAAGGTATAGAAGTCCTAAAAGAGGTCCAAGTAAGTTTGCAAGATAAAAACTATGGAACACagctctcttctgttttaaaaagtgagtcagtagagaaaacaaaagcagtgaaaCAGGATGTTGTAGCTCATACTGAAGAACCGGttcttccagctctgcctcATGTGCCTCCTTCTTTTGTGGGAAAGACTTGGTCTCAAATAATGTATGAAGATGATATAAAAATTGAAAGACTTGTGCGTGATTTCAGGGAAGGTCGTTTTCGCTGCTACTTTGACAGTGAATCCACAGCCAACTGTACAggaaagagaatgaagaaaaaaaagcagaaggatgaaaaaaagaacaatatcGTTGAGGGTAATGGAACAGAAAGTGCATCAGTTAAAGCATTGCCAGAATTTAATGATGCCTTAAGTGGTGGCTCTGATTTTGGTAACCTATCTTTAGCCTCAGATACACTATGCAACCCACAAATTCTTAAAATGCCTAGGAAAAGGACATGGCGCCTGGCTTCAAGATGCCAGGTGGTTAAAGTCAGCCATGGCACCCAAACAAGTCTATTGAACTACCctgtagcaaaaagaaaaatgtctagAAGGGAATCTGATCCAGCTGATCAGAAACCAAGCATTGTGTGGCCGGAGAATGAAAAAACTCCAAACATGAAAACTAGACTATGTGCCCTTAAACTTCCTGAGTCCTATAGGAAGATTATGAGTCCTGTACAGCCCAAGACAGTGGTGTATGTACTTTCGTGCCCAGAGATAAAACAGTGTAAAGGTAAACCTATAGATATTcccaaaatgaggaaaaattgtAACTCCACAGATAGCAAGGACTCTGTAAGGTATAAATACAAACAGTGTTCTTTTAAGTATTATGACCCACTAACAAATCGAATTTTGAAAATGCCTCCAAAGAGTACAGTTGGAGAAAAAGCCAAAAAGCCCTCCCATGTTCGACAGCTTTTCAGAAGTCTCAGCTTTGATGCAAACATGAGGAAACTAGCTGATGCACAGAGAGAAAGCACGCCATCAAAGTCAATGAATTGGTCAGACTTCTATAGTTCATCTTCAGCATCTTTCCTGCCAGATCCAGGTAAAGGGAATGATTCAGCCTCAAGCCAAAAGGCAGATGGATCTTCTGTTTCCACAGAAAGAACAGATTGTTGGGTATCTGGTCACTCTGATAACTCAAAACACCTGATCATTTCACCTTTGAGCTCTCACCAGTCTGTGGTAGAAGGAGATGTTAGATTAACTCCATTTAACAGTAGAGTTACCAAAACTCCTCTGACCTCTGTCAGGAGTGAGCGGTTAGAGAGAGAGAATCCAAAGGCAatatggaagagaaaagaaagcactaATAAAGAACCAGTTTTTTCCAGAAAGGCTGTAGGACCTATGTCTGTCAGATGTACTGttgggaggagaggaaacagagtAACTGCAGGCAAACAGACTTCCAGAGctaaaaaacagcaaaaagaaggGATGAGAAGGAAACTTCGTCCTCGTGCCCAGAAGTCTTCTGCTTTCTCCATCCACAGGTGCCAGACAAGGAAAACTACAGTGGGAAAGCACCgtaagaaagaaaagtctgaTGCTAAAAAATTAAAGGTGAGGAGGAAACCAAAAAGGACCTTTCTGAACTCAACAGTTGTCACAGGGATTCctgaaaagaggcagaaagtCACATCGGAATCTTTTCCCAAGAAGCCAGAGTGA
- the CMKLR2 gene encoding chemerin-like receptor 2 isoform X2 — translation MALRYVLGLQRQIIYDKQMVEIHVSFLFSIEQTGQNLQGLPRKQLCNMTFEDFENYSYFYDLPEEDESPQSSLSIAHMISLSFYSVAFLLGVPGNAIVIWFMGFKWDKSVSTLWFLNLAIADFIFVLFLPLYITYVAMGFHWPFGKWLCKMNSFIALLNMFASVFFLTFISLDRYIRLVHPVFSYKYRTVRNTLILSGIIWMSAAVIGGPALYFRDTATVLNNVTICYNNFHVHDRELILLTHHILIWVRLAFGYLFPLLTMVICYSLLIVKVKRRTVLTSSRLFWTIIAVVVAFFVCWTPYHIFSIVELSAHHDENLHDLLQDGIPLSTGLGFINSCLNPILYVLISKKFQAQVKTTVSEVLKLALWEVSRSGTVSEQLWSSDNTHAPVRYCETAQ, via the exons ATGGCCCTGAGGTATGTCCTGGGCCTGCAGAGACAGATCATATATGACAAGCAAATGGTGGAGATCCATGTTTCGTTTCTTTTCAGCATAGAGCAAACAGGCCAGAATCTGCAAGGGCTGCCCAG aAAGCAACTGTGCAACATGACATTTGAAGATTTTGAGAACTACTCTTACTTCTACGACCTGCCTGAGGAAGATGAATCACCCCAGTCCTCCCTCAGCATTGCCCATAtgatttccctttccttttacaGTGTGGCATTTCTGCTGGGAGTGCCAGGTAATGCCATCGTCATCTGGTTTATGGGCTTTAAGTGGGATAAATCTGTTTCTACACTTTGGTTCCTCAATCTGGCCATtgcagatttcatttttgttctcttcctgcCGCTCTATATTACATACGTTGCAATGGGCTTCCACTGGCCTTTTGGGAAGTGGCTCTGCAAAATGAACTCGTTCATTGCACTACTTAATATGTTTGCCAGTGTTTTCTTCCTGACGTTCATCAGCCTTGACCGCTACATTCGCCTAGTCCACCCAGTCTTTTCCTACAAGTATCGGACTGTAAGGAACACCCTCATTCTTAGTGGAATCATTTGGATGTCAGCTGCAGTTATCGGTGGCCCTGCCTTATACTTTAGAGACACAGCTACAGTTCTCAACAATGTCACCATTTGCTACAACAACTTCCATGTGCATGACAGAGAACTTATCTTGCTGACACATCACATTCTCATTTGGGTGAGGCTTGCATTCGGTTACCTCTTTCCTCTACTGACCATGGTCATTTGCTACTCATTGCTGATTGTCAAAGTGAAGAGGAGAACTGTATTGACTTCCAGCAGGCTTTTCTGGACCATCATTGCTGTAGttgtagctttttttgtttgctggaCGCCATATCACATATTCAGCATTGTGGAGCTGTCTGCTCACCATGATGAAAACTTGCATGACTTACTGCAGGATGGCATTCCCCTCTCCACTGGCCTTGGTTTCATCAACAGTTGCCTCAATCCAATTCTCTATGTTCTAATTAGCAAAAAGTTCCAGGCCCAGGTCAAGACAACAGTCTCTGAGGTGCTGAAATTGGCACTGTGGGAGGTGAGCCGCTCAGGAACTGTCAGCGAGCAGCTGTGGAGCTCGGACAACACCCATGCGCCCGTGCGCTATTGTGAAACTGCTCAGTGA
- the CMKLR2 gene encoding chemerin-like receptor 2 isoform X1 yields MTFEDFENYSYFYDLPEEDESPQSSLSIAHMISLSFYSVAFLLGVPGNAIVIWFMGFKWDKSVSTLWFLNLAIADFIFVLFLPLYITYVAMGFHWPFGKWLCKMNSFIALLNMFASVFFLTFISLDRYIRLVHPVFSYKYRTVRNTLILSGIIWMSAAVIGGPALYFRDTATVLNNVTICYNNFHVHDRELILLTHHILIWVRLAFGYLFPLLTMVICYSLLIVKVKRRTVLTSSRLFWTIIAVVVAFFVCWTPYHIFSIVELSAHHDENLHDLLQDGIPLSTGLGFINSCLNPILYVLISKKFQAQVKTTVSEVLKLALWEVSRSGTVSEQLWSSDNTHAPVRYCETAQ; encoded by the coding sequence ATGACATTTGAAGATTTTGAGAACTACTCTTACTTCTACGACCTGCCTGAGGAAGATGAATCACCCCAGTCCTCCCTCAGCATTGCCCATAtgatttccctttccttttacaGTGTGGCATTTCTGCTGGGAGTGCCAGGTAATGCCATCGTCATCTGGTTTATGGGCTTTAAGTGGGATAAATCTGTTTCTACACTTTGGTTCCTCAATCTGGCCATtgcagatttcatttttgttctcttcctgcCGCTCTATATTACATACGTTGCAATGGGCTTCCACTGGCCTTTTGGGAAGTGGCTCTGCAAAATGAACTCGTTCATTGCACTACTTAATATGTTTGCCAGTGTTTTCTTCCTGACGTTCATCAGCCTTGACCGCTACATTCGCCTAGTCCACCCAGTCTTTTCCTACAAGTATCGGACTGTAAGGAACACCCTCATTCTTAGTGGAATCATTTGGATGTCAGCTGCAGTTATCGGTGGCCCTGCCTTATACTTTAGAGACACAGCTACAGTTCTCAACAATGTCACCATTTGCTACAACAACTTCCATGTGCATGACAGAGAACTTATCTTGCTGACACATCACATTCTCATTTGGGTGAGGCTTGCATTCGGTTACCTCTTTCCTCTACTGACCATGGTCATTTGCTACTCATTGCTGATTGTCAAAGTGAAGAGGAGAACTGTATTGACTTCCAGCAGGCTTTTCTGGACCATCATTGCTGTAGttgtagctttttttgtttgctggaCGCCATATCACATATTCAGCATTGTGGAGCTGTCTGCTCACCATGATGAAAACTTGCATGACTTACTGCAGGATGGCATTCCCCTCTCCACTGGCCTTGGTTTCATCAACAGTTGCCTCAATCCAATTCTCTATGTTCTAATTAGCAAAAAGTTCCAGGCCCAGGTCAAGACAACAGTCTCTGAGGTGCTGAAATTGGCACTGTGGGAGGTGAGCCGCTCAGGAACTGTCAGCGAGCAGCTGTGGAGCTCGGACAACACCCATGCGCCCGTGCGCTATTGTGAAACTGCTCAGTGA